The proteins below are encoded in one region of Polypterus senegalus isolate Bchr_013 chromosome 2, ASM1683550v1, whole genome shotgun sequence:
- the LOC120524254 gene encoding olfactory receptor 1496-like, producing the protein MDYQSDRPQFVSHKDCASNTGAPQGTVLSPLLFTLYTKGYKHNRSCHLEKFLEDSALMGCLDKRDETEEMSQRENFDSCLHLNITKSKGLVFDFRHTKQPLCPVAIPGEDAEVILSSGMMNNNTVIVSEFILHCAIDSQQRSQTVSVLIFIYFVTLFGNTLVILVIKSNRHLQTPMYLFIGTLAFFDLLNSSNVNPKMVAVILDSSVILYGLCFFQMILRCHLEMSESFLFALMACDRYVAVVYPLRYPTLITNKVVWMGILLLNITSIVLLLPYMFFAAELSFCRGNVLPYCFCDYVTMVHVSCNEDPKYLLTLSSTVTMVGIVPLTIILFSYIRIVKAALKISSVDGKRKVFSTCLTHLIVMGLFYFPLLVSYGLPGIGVRLSNEAYSVMVIIANVVPPMMNPIIYSFRNHDIKMSILKLFISKNVSRFR; encoded by the exons atggactatcagtcagacagaccacagtttgtgagtcATAAGGACTGTgcgagcaacactggagcaccacaaggaacagtcctgtctcctcttCTTTTCACTCTATACACCAAAGGCTATAAACATAACAGGTCTTGTCACTTGGAGAAATTCTTAgaggattctgcacttatgggatgtcTTGATaaaagggatgagacagaggagatgaGTCAGAGGGAGAACTTTGACagttgtctgcatcttaacatcaccAAATCCAAGGGATTGGTCTTTGACTTTCGtcacaccaaacagcctctatgtccagtcgcTATTCCAGGAGAAGATGCAGAG gttataCTGAGTAGTGGCATGATGAACAACAACACTGTCATTGTTTCAGAATTCATTCTTCATTGTGCAATCGATTCCCAGCAGAGGAGCCAAACAGTCTCTGTCCTCATATTTATCTACTTTGTAACTCTTTTTGGAAACACTTTGGTCATATTGGTCATAAAAAGTAATCGTCACCTCCAGACACCAATGTACTTGTTTATCGGGACACTGGCATTCTTTGACTTGCTGAACAGCTCTAATGTCAATCCAAAAATGGTGGCTGTTATTTTAGACTCCTCTGTTATTTTGTACGGGCTCTGCTTTTTTCAGATGATATTAAGGTGCCACTTGGAAATGAGCGAGTCTTTTCTTTTTGCACTGATGGCCTGTGACCGCTATGTTGCTGTGGTTTATCCGTTGCGATACCCGACACTCATTACAAACAAGGTGGTTTGGATGGGAATCTTGCTTCTTAATATCACCAGCATTGTGCTCCTTCTCCCATACATGTTTTTTGCTGCTGAACTTTCATTTTGCCGTGGTAATGTGCTGCCATACTGTTTTTGTGACTATGTTACAATGGTGCATGTTTCTTGTAATGAAGATCCCAAATATTTATTGACGTTATCATCTACAGTCACTATGGTTGGCATAGTTCCCCTAACAATCATTCTCTTCTCGTACATTAGGATTGTTAAGGCTGCATTGAAGATCTCCTCAGTGGATGGGAAAAGAAAAGTCTTCAGTACCTGCCTGACCCACCTAATAGTAATGGGCCTGTTTTATTTCCCACTCTTGGTGTCATATGGCTTACCTGGTATTGGAGTAAGGCTGTCTAATGAGGCGTATAGCGTAATGGTAATCATAGCCAATGTGGTGCCACCCATGATGAATCCCATCATCTATAGCTTTAGAAATCATGATATAAAAATGAGCATTCTCAAAttgtttatttctaaaaatgtgtcaagatTTCGATAA